In Nitrososphaerales archaeon, the sequence ACCAGCGGCCTGCTTAAATGCTATCTGATGGTAGTTTAGTATGAATATTCAAGTCGAGATACCGGACGACGCCTTCACGTTCTATTCTATCTACCTGAAGGCCAGGGGCCTGTCGTGGGGCGAGTACATCGGTCTGTTGCTTCGAGACGACTTGAACGCAATCTTCGAGTCGCTGGAACCGAGTGACATCCAGGTCATGTTCAGCCTGCCCTCCTCTCTGAAGTTCAGGCTCGAGACTGACTGAGCTTCTCCTCCATCAGTAGCTTGACTGCCTTCTCAAATGCGTGAGACCTGTTCCTGTAGTTGTCTTCGCGGACCTGCGCATCAATCCAGTCGAGAACTTTTTTGTCGACGGCTATCGAGACCTTCTCCTTGGCCAACAGCCCGTCTACCCCTTTGTAGGTTATTCTCCCTTATTGCGACTGAGTGTGACGAGGTAG encodes:
- a CDS encoding ribbon-helix-helix domain-containing protein codes for the protein MAKEKVSIAVDKKVLDWIDAQVREDNYRNRSHAFEKAVKLLMEEKLSQSRA